The Rickettsia helvetica genome has a segment encoding these proteins:
- a CDS encoding aromatic amino acid transport family protein codes for MMQKLIGSILLISGTCIGSGMIALPMVLAKLGIIPSIIYTSVINLELNLQAGKGLTLGMLGKYFSGHTAQIIGTVSLKLLSYALLAVFIYGGSSILQKLLALNISITYIGAF; via the coding sequence ATGATGCAAAAACTTATTGGTTCAATCCTGTTAATTTCAGGTACTTGTATAGGTAGCGGTATGATAGCACTACCCATGGTATTAGCAAAATTAGGTATAATACCTAGTATAATTTATACTTCTGTAATTAATTTAGAGCTTAATCTTCAAGCAGGTAAAGGCTTAACACTCGGGATGCTTGGAAAATATTTTTCAGGACATACTGCTCAAATCATCGGCACGGTAAGTCTTAAGCTCCTTTCATATGCTTTACTTGCAGTATTTATATACGGAGGCTCTTCAATATTACAGAAGTTATTAGCTTTAAATATAAGTATAACTTATATAGGAGCATTCTAA
- a CDS encoding pseudouridine synthase — MHRLAKIISNAGVCSRRDAEKLIAEGQVKVDGITILSPATNVDISNHIEVSDILINQSQKPRLWIYYKPVGLITTHKDPLSRKTVFEDLTGLPRVISIGRLDLNSEGLLLLTNSGDLARQFELPSSRLKRVYHVRAYGNPNILLKSNYKNLEMDGIFYNPHSVKLLKQNKSNSWFEIVLFEGKNREIRRIFEYFGLKVNKLIRVQYGSFTIGNLKPGDYKEINNKILEK; from the coding sequence ATGCATAGATTAGCCAAAATAATTAGTAATGCAGGAGTTTGTTCTAGGCGTGATGCCGAAAAGCTGATAGCTGAAGGGCAGGTAAAAGTAGACGGCATTACAATTTTATCACCGGCTACAAACGTTGATATTAGTAATCACATTGAAGTATCAGACATATTAATCAATCAATCACAAAAACCAAGGCTTTGGATTTATTACAAGCCTGTCGGTTTAATTACCACTCATAAAGACCCTTTATCTCGTAAAACCGTGTTTGAGGATTTAACCGGTTTACCTCGTGTAATTTCAATAGGAAGACTGGATTTAAATAGCGAAGGTTTGTTATTACTAACTAATAGTGGTGATTTAGCTCGTCAGTTTGAGCTACCCTCAAGTAGGTTAAAGCGAGTATATCATGTTAGGGCATACGGGAATCCTAATATTCTACTAAAAAGCAATTATAAAAATTTAGAAATGGACGGTATATTTTATAATCCTCATTCGGTGAAATTACTTAAGCAAAATAAGAGTAATTCTTGGTTTGAAATAGTTTTATTTGAAGGAAAAAATCGTGAAATTAGAAGAATATTCGAGTATTTTGGACTAAAAGTTAACAAATTAATTAGAGTTCAATATGGTAGTTTTACAATAGGTAATCTAAAACCTGGAGATTATAAAGAAATAAATAATAAAATACTAGAAAAATAA
- the rsmD gene encoding 16S rRNA (guanine(966)-N(2))-methyltransferase RsmD, whose amino-acid sequence MLKIISGKYRNQIIPTAKNIKYRPSTGKLKEAIFSILTSGEFTGNKLFNENTYILDLFAGSGSLAFESLSRGAGFATLIDIDTSSLKIAEGFAKSLNIENNVNFVNINALNLPKANKAFDLVFIDPPYHKDIVPKVMKLLIKNNWLKDGTIIVIEMAKTDEYVLDENIEIIREKLYGNTKLLVLKYL is encoded by the coding sequence GTGTTAAAAATAATATCCGGTAAATATAGAAACCAAATTATACCTACTGCTAAAAATATCAAATATCGACCTTCCACAGGTAAGCTCAAAGAGGCAATATTTAGTATATTAACCTCCGGTGAGTTTACCGGTAATAAATTATTTAACGAAAATACCTACATTCTCGATTTATTTGCCGGTAGTGGTAGCCTTGCTTTTGAAAGCCTATCAAGAGGAGCAGGTTTTGCTACCTTAATTGATATTGATACATCCTCATTAAAAATAGCAGAAGGATTTGCTAAATCTCTAAACATTGAAAATAATGTTAATTTCGTTAATATTAATGCCTTAAATCTACCAAAAGCTAATAAAGCTTTTGATCTTGTATTTATCGACCCCCCTTATCATAAAGATATAGTGCCTAAAGTAATGAAATTGCTGATAAAAAATAACTGGCTTAAAGACGGTACTATTATAGTTATTGAGATGGCTAAAACAGATGAGTATGTTTTAGATGAAAATATTGAAATTATACGCGAAAAACTATATGGTAATACTAAACTACTAGTTTTGAAATATCTTTAA
- a CDS encoding ankyrin repeat domain-containing protein — translation MLYLATLHDKSEIVKSHPDINVNEKNKCGYTSLHSASSNDKPEIVKMLLSHQDINVNEKDQLNLAKIIGLDINQNLTDSFKTTEMSILGIETVENPEL, via the coding sequence ATTTTATATTTAGCTACTTTACATGATAAATCTGAAATAGTTAAATCTCATCCTGATATCAATGTTAATGAAAAAAATAAATGTGGATACACGTCTCTACATTCAGCTAGTAGTAATGATAAACCTGAAATAGTTAAAATGCTACTTTCTCATCAAGATATTAATGTTAATGAAAAAGACCAACTAAATCTTGCTAAAATAATAGGTTTAGATATTAATCAAAATCTTACAGATTCTTTCAAGACCACTGAAATGTCAATTTTAGGCATAGAAACAGTAGAGAATCCTGAATTGTAA
- the radA gene encoding DNA repair protein RadA, producing the protein MSKDKKHYICSNCGNISPKWSGQCFDCSVWGSIVEEIVSSNKAIVKTGSKQDFDKLSGHVEQLRVPTPIGELNRVLGGGLVLGSAILIGGNPGIGKSTLLLQLAASNFASKMNCLYITGEESLDQIKLRAIRLNLTNYNTDILAATNLEDIIASIETNKNNIDLVVIDSIQTITTKELSSPPGTVSQIRTCADELVNYAKQNNIIILLSCHVTKDGQLAGPKILEHLVDTVLYFEGDHNNHFRILRSYKNRFGGVGEIGVFEMSGSGLIEVTNPSELFLMKREQNVIGTSIFAGIEGSRPLLMEVQALIVPSNMVTPRRSAVGWDANRLSMILAVLSSRIGLNLANYEVYLSIAGGLKIADPASDLAVAASLISAATGKPVPEHSVFFGEISLSGEIRKTAKAETRIKEAVKLGFNKIICSKLENLTYDFISSILHLKDLTAIIK; encoded by the coding sequence ATGAGTAAAGACAAAAAGCATTACATATGTTCTAACTGTGGGAATATTAGTCCTAAATGGTCAGGGCAGTGCTTTGATTGCAGTGTATGGGGTAGTATTGTTGAAGAGATAGTAAGTTCAAATAAAGCAATTGTTAAAACAGGTAGCAAGCAAGATTTCGATAAGCTTTCAGGTCACGTAGAGCAGTTACGTGTCCCTACTCCTATAGGTGAATTAAATAGAGTGCTTGGCGGGGGTTTAGTGCTTGGTTCTGCTATATTAATAGGAGGAAACCCGGGTATAGGCAAATCTACTTTGTTACTACAACTAGCAGCAAGTAACTTTGCATCAAAGATGAATTGCTTATATATAACGGGCGAAGAATCGTTAGACCAAATAAAATTAAGGGCCATAAGGCTAAATCTAACTAACTATAATACCGATATTTTAGCAGCTACTAATTTGGAAGATATTATTGCAAGTATAGAAACAAATAAGAATAATATTGATTTAGTAGTGATTGATTCTATTCAAACAATTACCACAAAAGAATTATCCTCGCCTCCAGGTACTGTTTCGCAAATTCGTACATGTGCAGATGAGCTTGTTAATTATGCTAAGCAAAACAATATAATTATTTTATTAAGCTGTCACGTAACTAAAGACGGACAGCTAGCAGGTCCTAAGATACTTGAACATTTAGTTGATACCGTATTATATTTTGAGGGAGACCATAATAATCATTTCCGTATTTTACGCTCATATAAAAATCGTTTTGGCGGTGTGGGTGAAATAGGAGTATTTGAGATGAGCGGCAGCGGGCTTATTGAAGTAACAAATCCGTCTGAACTATTTTTAATGAAGCGAGAGCAGAACGTTATAGGTACGTCTATTTTTGCAGGGATCGAAGGTTCAAGACCTTTACTTATGGAAGTACAAGCTCTCATAGTACCCTCAAATATGGTAACTCCTAGACGCTCTGCGGTGGGCTGGGATGCTAATAGGTTATCAATGATCCTTGCCGTGCTTAGTAGTAGGATAGGACTTAATCTTGCTAATTATGAGGTATATTTAAGCATTGCGGGGGGACTTAAAATTGCCGATCCTGCTTCTGATTTAGCAGTAGCAGCGAGCTTAATATCTGCCGCAACCGGCAAACCTGTACCCGAACATAGCGTATTTTTCGGCGAAATAAGCTTATCGGGTGAAATAAGAAAAACTGCAAAAGCAGAAACAAGAATAAAAGAAGCCGTAAAGCTTGGGTTTAATAAGATTATCTGCTCTAAACTTGAAAATTTAACTTATGACTTTATATCTTCCATCTTACATTTAAAGGACCTAACAGCGATAATCAAATGA
- the recO gene encoding DNA repair protein RecO, which yields MNIKDIGVIIAKKPLKENTFIITVFTKNHGLYSGVTKESSKKSKFIYQEGNIVDFLWQARLHEHIGMAKCELIKSYTGYFITSKAKLYAFNSVISLIKELFHEREKHSNFFSFLINYLDNLSKNFCFRDYINFELALLDIAGYKLDLSKCAVSNVKQDLYYVSPKSGRALSYEVGKPYKDKLLMLPKFLLSDNNEITLEEKRQALTLTNYFFNRYLFHNNRQAEARQIFIEYTLNNS from the coding sequence ATGAATATCAAAGATATAGGGGTAATAATTGCTAAAAAACCTTTGAAAGAAAATACATTTATTATTACGGTTTTTACTAAAAATCATGGTTTATATTCGGGAGTTACAAAGGAATCTTCTAAAAAGAGCAAATTTATATATCAAGAAGGTAATATTGTAGATTTTCTTTGGCAAGCAAGATTACACGAACATATCGGCATGGCTAAATGTGAACTTATTAAATCTTACACTGGTTATTTTATCACAAGTAAAGCTAAATTATATGCCTTTAATTCCGTTATATCTTTAATCAAAGAGTTATTTCATGAAAGAGAAAAGCATTCTAATTTTTTTTCATTTCTAATTAATTATTTAGATAATTTATCAAAGAATTTTTGTTTTCGTGATTATATTAATTTTGAACTGGCTTTACTTGACATAGCAGGTTATAAACTCGACCTTAGCAAATGTGCCGTTAGTAATGTAAAACAAGATTTATACTATGTATCACCTAAATCAGGTAGAGCATTATCATATGAAGTAGGAAAACCTTATAAAGATAAATTATTGATGTTACCAAAATTTTTACTTTCAGATAATAATGAGATTACATTAGAAGAAAAAAGACAAGCTTTAACTCTAACAAACTATTTTTTTAATAGATATTTATTTCATAATAATAGACAGGCTGAAGCACGCCAAATTTTTATTGAATATACTTTAAATAATTCTTAG